The following proteins are co-located in the Tardibacter chloracetimidivorans genome:
- the tatB gene encoding Sec-independent protein translocase protein TatB: MFDFGSSELLLCAVVALVVIGPKDLPRAMRVVGQWVGRIRGMARHFRSGVDAMIREAELEELQKKWQAENARIMAEHPMLPDPDAPPPAGEEPGLPATDEPRPQQGMEGTVRS, encoded by the coding sequence ATGTTCGATTTCGGATCCTCCGAACTGCTGCTTTGCGCGGTCGTCGCCCTGGTGGTGATCGGCCCGAAGGACCTGCCGCGCGCGATGCGCGTGGTCGGTCAGTGGGTGGGACGGATACGCGGCATGGCGCGGCATTTCCGTTCCGGCGTCGACGCGATGATCCGCGAAGCGGAGCTGGAGGAACTTCAGAAGAAATGGCAGGCGGAAAACGCGCGGATCATGGCGGAACATCCCATGCTGCCCGATCCGGACGCTCCTCCTCCCGCCGGGGAAGAGCCCGGCCTCCCCGCAACGGACGAGCCCCGGCCCCAACAGGGCATGGAAGGCACGGTCCGTTCGTGA
- a CDS encoding twin-arginine translocase TatA/TatE family subunit: protein MGSFSIWHWLIVGIVVMLLFGKGRFSDMMGDVAKGIKSFKKGMAEDEEQPKQPQRLQAQPPMEAADPKSKLQEMQNDRPAS from the coding sequence ATGGGTTCATTCAGCATCTGGCATTGGCTGATAGTTGGCATCGTCGTGATGCTGCTGTTCGGCAAGGGCCGGTTTTCCGACATGATGGGCGATGTCGCCAAGGGCATCAAAAGCTTCAAGAAGGGCATGGCGGAAGACGAGGAGCAGCCGAAGCAGCCTCAGCGCCTTCAGGCGCAGCCGCCGATGGAGGCCGCCGATCCCAAATCCAAGCTTCAGGAAATGCAGAACGACCGTCCTGCTTCCTGA
- the scpB gene encoding SMC-Scp complex subunit ScpB, translated as MPNDDLRRIEAVLFAAERPLTRDEIALYMPEGSDIAGLLASLGESYMGRGVELVERGGKWHFQTAPDLGHILRREREESRRLSRAAIETLAIIAYHEPVTRAQIEEIRGVAISKGTLDVLMEAGWVRPAGRREVPGRPLLYATTQGFLTQFGLESRRDLPGLADLKAAGLLDPIDLSLALWAEAEESREKASEEEADVDQI; from the coding sequence ATGCCGAACGACGATCTTCGCCGGATCGAGGCGGTTCTCTTTGCCGCCGAAAGGCCGCTGACGCGCGACGAGATCGCGCTCTACATGCCCGAAGGCAGCGACATAGCGGGCCTGCTCGCCAGCCTTGGCGAAAGCTATATGGGGCGCGGCGTGGAACTGGTGGAACGCGGCGGCAAATGGCATTTCCAGACCGCACCCGATCTGGGCCACATCCTGCGCCGCGAGCGGGAGGAAAGTCGCCGGCTGAGCCGGGCGGCGATAGAGACGCTTGCGATCATCGCCTATCATGAGCCGGTCACGCGCGCGCAGATTGAAGAAATCAGGGGCGTCGCCATATCCAAGGGCACGCTCGATGTGCTGATGGAGGCCGGATGGGTGCGCCCGGCAGGACGGCGCGAAGTGCCGGGGCGGCCGCTGCTTTATGCGACCACCCAGGGCTTTCTCACCCAGTTCGGGCTGGAAAGCCGCCGCGATCTGCCGGGTCTGGCCGATCTGAAGGCCGCAGGTCTGCTCGATCCGATCGACCTCTCGCTGGCGCTTTGGGCAGAGGCGGAGGAGAGTCGCGAGAAAGCGTCCGAAGAAGAAGCCGACGTCGACCAGATCTGA
- a CDS encoding segregation and condensation protein A yields MSDAEDFDLAPPRDAAQTLNLELDGWEGPLDLLLLLARQQKVDLARISILDLVEQYLAFIADARALRLEIAADYLVMAAWLAYLKSCLLLPKEAQEEPSAEELALRLQMRLQRLDAMREAGARLMGRDRIGRDVFTRGAPEGLRVVRKAAWDVSLYELISAYGGIQARMTPAVHVVERRPVMTLDAAIERLERLLDVRLDWASLEQFLPPTADPEYRRSALASSFVAALELARQGRVTLQQEAAFQPLMLRRA; encoded by the coding sequence GTGAGCGACGCCGAGGATTTCGACCTCGCCCCGCCGCGCGACGCCGCGCAAACCCTCAATCTCGAGCTGGATGGCTGGGAGGGTCCACTGGACCTGCTGCTGCTGCTGGCCCGGCAGCAAAAGGTCGATCTGGCGAGGATTTCGATCCTCGATCTGGTGGAGCAATATCTCGCCTTCATCGCCGATGCGCGGGCGCTGCGGCTTGAGATCGCGGCCGATTATCTCGTCATGGCGGCGTGGCTCGCCTATCTGAAGTCCTGCCTGCTGTTGCCCAAGGAAGCGCAGGAGGAGCCATCGGCAGAGGAACTGGCGCTCCGGCTCCAGATGCGGCTTCAGCGGCTGGATGCCATGCGCGAGGCGGGCGCGCGGCTGATGGGCCGCGACCGGATCGGCCGGGATGTGTTCACGCGCGGCGCGCCCGAGGGATTGCGGGTCGTCCGCAAGGCGGCCTGGGACGTTTCGCTATACGAGCTGATTTCGGCCTATGGCGGCATCCAGGCGCGGATGACGCCCGCCGTGCATGTGGTGGAGCGCCGCCCCGTGATGACGCTGGATGCGGCGATCGAAAGGCTGGAGCGGCTGCTCGACGTCAGGCTGGACTGGGCCTCGCTGGAGCAATTCCTGCCGCCTACCGCCGACCCCGAATATCGCCGTTCGGCCCTGGCCTCCAGCTTCGTCGCGGCGCTGGAACTGGCCCGCCAGGGGCGGGTGACGTTGCAGCAGGAAGCCGCTTTCCAGCCGTTGATGTTGAGGCGCGCCTGA
- the nagZ gene encoding beta-N-acetylhexosaminidase, producing the protein MTPLFLGLGGPALTDAERAFFRSVNPAGYILFRRNVADPAQLRALTADLRSLTGRDDLPILIDQEGGRVARLQPPHWPVFPPGSAFDRLYDISPIGAIEAARHNARALGLMLADLGITVDCLPLLDVPVPGAHDIIGDRALGHEPMRVAALGKAVLEGLAQGGVVGVVKHIPGHGRAGADSHLELPVVTATLDELAVDLEPFEKLKDAPMAMTAHVVYTALDPDRCATLSPVVINDIIRRRIGFDGLLMSDDLGMHALKGSFAERAQGVLDAGCDIVLHCSGDMAEMEEVAGAVTAISPRASDRLERAMAVATRDARLEFADAVAKRDALLALVHQPDPA; encoded by the coding sequence ATGACTCCGCTGTTCCTCGGCCTTGGAGGCCCGGCGCTGACGGATGCGGAAAGGGCGTTCTTCAGGTCCGTAAACCCTGCGGGCTATATCCTGTTCAGGCGGAACGTCGCCGATCCGGCGCAGCTGCGGGCGCTTACGGCCGATCTGCGCAGCCTTACCGGTCGCGACGACCTGCCGATCCTGATCGACCAGGAGGGCGGCCGCGTCGCCCGTCTCCAGCCGCCGCATTGGCCCGTCTTTCCGCCGGGAAGCGCGTTCGACAGGCTGTACGATATCTCCCCCATCGGCGCGATCGAGGCGGCGCGCCACAACGCCCGCGCCCTGGGACTGATGCTGGCCGATCTCGGAATCACCGTCGATTGCCTGCCGCTGCTCGACGTGCCCGTTCCGGGCGCGCATGACATCATCGGCGACCGCGCGCTGGGCCATGAGCCGATGCGCGTCGCCGCACTTGGCAAGGCCGTGCTTGAAGGGCTGGCGCAAGGCGGCGTGGTAGGCGTGGTGAAGCACATCCCGGGCCATGGCCGCGCGGGTGCCGACAGCCATCTGGAGCTTCCGGTCGTCACCGCTACGCTGGACGAACTCGCCGTTGACCTGGAGCCGTTCGAAAAGCTGAAGGACGCGCCGATGGCGATGACCGCGCATGTGGTCTACACCGCACTTGATCCGGACCGCTGCGCAACGCTTTCGCCCGTCGTCATCAATGATATCATCCGCAGGCGGATCGGCTTTGACGGACTGCTGATGTCGGACGACCTTGGCATGCATGCGCTGAAGGGCAGCTTTGCCGAGCGGGCGCAGGGCGTTCTCGACGCCGGGTGCGACATCGTGCTCCATTGCTCCGGCGACATGGCGGAGATGGAGGAGGTGGCCGGGGCCGTCACCGCCATCTCGCCCAGGGCGAGCGACCGGCTGGAGCGCGCGATGGCCGTCGCCACGCGGGATGCGCGGCTGGAGTTCGCCGACGCCGTTGCGAAGCGCGACGCGCTGCTCGCGCTGGTCCATCAGCCGGATCCGGCGTGA
- a CDS encoding SPOR domain-containing protein yields the protein MARNQGGDWLRYENPDEKLPWLEPAEELDRRSSPMRGRLIGGLAAVVAVIVLLVAGMTWYLNRDVLPGSGEAGLIKASDAPYKVPPNDPGGMIVEGQGDTVYAAGAGGDPGGTIDLTAIPEEPIARGPGAADTAASQPSATARPEASAPAAKPATPAQPPASKPATPAPPAGQTAASGGNYAIQLGAFSSRASAESAWKTLSGRFTFIAALGKWIEPVGQGDKTLYRLRATGIASKASADNLCGRLKVSGDSCTVIAP from the coding sequence ATGGCACGCAACCAGGGCGGCGACTGGCTTCGTTATGAAAATCCGGACGAGAAGCTGCCTTGGCTTGAACCGGCCGAGGAGCTGGACCGTCGTTCGTCGCCCATGCGCGGCAGGCTGATCGGCGGCCTTGCGGCGGTAGTCGCCGTCATCGTCCTGCTGGTCGCCGGAATGACCTGGTATCTGAACCGCGACGTGCTGCCGGGCAGCGGCGAGGCGGGGCTGATCAAGGCATCCGACGCGCCCTATAAGGTGCCGCCGAACGACCCGGGCGGAATGATCGTCGAAGGGCAGGGCGATACCGTCTACGCCGCCGGGGCGGGGGGCGATCCGGGCGGCACGATAGACCTGACCGCCATTCCCGAAGAGCCGATCGCGCGTGGTCCGGGCGCGGCGGACACCGCCGCTTCGCAGCCGTCGGCCACAGCCCGGCCCGAGGCGTCGGCCCCGGCCGCGAAGCCCGCCACACCTGCGCAGCCGCCGGCCTCCAAGCCCGCGACGCCTGCTCCACCGGCCGGCCAGACGGCGGCTTCGGGCGGCAATTACGCGATACAGCTCGGCGCCTTTTCAAGCCGCGCCTCGGCGGAAAGCGCATGGAAGACGCTTTCCGGCCGCTTCACCTTCATCGCAGCACTCGGCAAGTGGATCGAGCCGGTCGGACAGGGCGACAAGACGCTCTACCGGCTTCGCGCCACTGGCATCGCCTCCAAGGCATCGGCCGACAATCTGTGCGGGCGGCTGAAGGTGTCGGGCGACAGCTGCACGGTGATCGCACCCTGA
- the argS gene encoding arginine--tRNA ligase encodes MPTLFDTYRGHLLDILKTLEGEGALPAGLDFRNVAVEPPRDASHGDLATNAAMVLAKPAGQNPRALAGLIAPRLADLPEVAAAELAGPGFINIRLKPGAWLRELDAVLAGRADYGRASIGAGQRVNVEYVSANPTGPMHMGHCRGAVVGDALANVLAFAGYDVTREYYINDAGSQVDTLARSAHLRYREALGEDIGEIPEGYYPGEYLKPVGEALAAEFGDRYVGKPESEWLQLFKRKASGAMMDMIRTDLALLGISHDLYSSEAELQASGAIEAAVAQLRADGLVYEGVLEAPKGELPDDWEPVELTLFRSTRFGDDVDRPIRKSDGSWTYFGADLAYHFQKARNADQLIDIWGADHAGTVKRIQAAVAALTGGSVPLDVKLVQMVRLFRAGEPVKMSKRSGNFVTLADVVEEVGKDVVRFIMLTRRSDAQLDFDFAKVVEQSKDNPVFYVQYAHARTCSLKRKFAEAGFDAARAPDLSLLDEDEIALVKLIAQFPRVVEAAATHHEPHRIAFYLGDLAAAFHALWNRGNDDPARRFIIESEALSRARLALADAIGQVIRNGLGVMGVTAAEELN; translated from the coding sequence TTGCCGACGCTTTTCGACACCTATCGCGGGCATCTGCTCGATATACTCAAGACGCTTGAGGGCGAAGGCGCGCTTCCGGCCGGGCTGGATTTCCGCAATGTCGCGGTGGAGCCGCCGCGCGACGCCTCGCACGGCGATTTGGCGACCAATGCGGCAATGGTCCTCGCAAAGCCCGCCGGGCAGAATCCGCGCGCGCTTGCGGGGCTGATCGCGCCTCGCCTCGCCGACCTGCCCGAAGTTGCTGCGGCGGAGCTTGCCGGACCGGGCTTCATCAACATCCGGCTGAAACCGGGCGCGTGGCTGCGCGAGCTGGATGCCGTGCTTGCCGGGCGCGCCGATTACGGTCGTGCGTCCATCGGCGCGGGGCAGCGCGTCAATGTGGAATATGTTTCCGCCAACCCAACCGGCCCGATGCACATGGGCCATTGCCGGGGCGCGGTGGTGGGCGATGCGCTGGCGAATGTGCTGGCCTTCGCCGGATATGACGTGACCCGCGAATATTACATCAACGACGCGGGCAGCCAGGTCGATACGCTCGCCCGCTCCGCCCATCTGCGTTACCGCGAGGCGCTGGGCGAGGACATCGGCGAGATTCCCGAAGGCTATTATCCCGGCGAATATCTGAAGCCGGTGGGGGAGGCGCTCGCCGCCGAGTTCGGCGACCGATATGTCGGCAAGCCGGAGTCCGAATGGCTCCAGCTCTTCAAGCGCAAGGCGTCGGGCGCGATGATGGACATGATCCGCACCGATCTGGCGCTGCTCGGCATCAGCCACGACCTTTATTCGTCGGAGGCCGAATTGCAGGCGTCGGGCGCGATCGAGGCGGCGGTCGCGCAGCTGCGCGCCGATGGCCTGGTTTACGAAGGCGTGCTGGAGGCGCCGAAGGGCGAGCTTCCCGACGATTGGGAGCCGGTGGAACTGACGCTGTTCCGCTCCACGCGCTTTGGCGACGATGTGGACCGGCCGATCAGGAAGTCCGATGGAAGCTGGACCTATTTCGGGGCCGATCTCGCCTATCATTTCCAGAAGGCGCGCAATGCCGACCAGCTTATCGACATCTGGGGCGCGGACCATGCGGGCACGGTCAAGCGCATCCAGGCGGCGGTCGCGGCGCTGACCGGCGGCAGCGTGCCGCTCGACGTCAAGCTCGTCCAGATGGTGCGGTTGTTCCGCGCGGGCGAGCCGGTGAAGATGTCGAAGCGCTCGGGCAATTTCGTGACTCTGGCCGATGTGGTGGAGGAAGTCGGCAAGGACGTCGTGCGCTTCATCATGCTCACGCGGCGGTCCGACGCGCAGCTCGATTTCGATTTCGCCAAGGTTGTCGAACAGTCGAAGGACAATCCGGTCTTCTACGTCCAATACGCCCATGCGCGGACCTGTTCGTTGAAGCGCAAGTTCGCCGAGGCGGGCTTCGATGCGGCGCGCGCGCCCGATCTGTCGCTGCTGGACGAGGACGAGATCGCGCTGGTGAAGCTGATCGCACAGTTCCCCCGGGTGGTGGAAGCGGCCGCCACGCACCACGAGCCGCACCGCATCGCCTTTTATCTGGGCGATCTGGCCGCCGCCTTCCACGCCTTGTGGAACCGGGGCAATGACGATCCCGCGCGGCGGTTCATCATTGAAAGCGAAGCGTTGAGCCGTGCGCGTCTGGCCTTGGCCGATGCGATCGGGCAGGTTATTCGTAACGGACTTGGGGTGATGGGCGTTACTGCGGCCGAGGAGCTTAATTGA
- a CDS encoding deoxyguanosinetriphosphate triphosphohydrolase: MLLAPYAGDPARSRGRLHDEANRGVRGPRDAFQRDRDRIIHSIAFRRLRHKTQVFVAPDGDHFRVRLTHSLEVAQIARTIARALRLNEDLTEALALAHDIGHPPFGHAGEFALQSAMESAGGFDHNANTIRVLTLLEMPYPDCTGLNLSWETLEGLAKHNGPVTAPSWALAEYDALHPLDLNSWPSLEAQVAALADDIAYDNHDIDDGLRAGLFTLEDLLTVPFVASSWDAVRSRFPQAEPKRLVLELTREMIGHMVNNLISESSDLIERSGVQSPEDVREAGRALIAFSPAMLRAEHQMKAFLRAHMYRHPAVLELTNAAQSVVGTLAEAYLAAPERMPEEWGGELPAGQQDRARQVGDFISGMTDRYALARYRELTGKPSPLPDGF, from the coding sequence ATGCTGTTGGCACCCTATGCTGGCGATCCGGCCCGGTCGCGGGGGAGATTGCATGATGAGGCGAACCGGGGCGTGCGGGGGCCGCGCGACGCCTTTCAGCGCGACCGCGACCGCATCATCCATTCCATCGCCTTCCGCCGCCTGCGGCACAAGACGCAGGTGTTCGTCGCGCCCGACGGCGATCACTTCCGCGTGCGCCTCACGCACAGCCTTGAGGTCGCGCAGATCGCCCGGACCATCGCCCGCGCGCTTCGATTGAACGAGGATCTGACGGAGGCGCTGGCGCTTGCCCATGACATCGGCCACCCGCCCTTCGGCCATGCGGGCGAGTTCGCGCTCCAGTCGGCGATGGAATCGGCCGGCGGGTTCGATCACAACGCCAACACCATCAGGGTGCTGACGCTGCTGGAGATGCCCTATCCGGACTGCACCGGGCTGAACCTCAGCTGGGAAACGCTGGAAGGGCTGGCCAAGCACAATGGCCCGGTCACGGCACCGTCCTGGGCGCTTGCCGAATATGATGCTCTACATCCGCTGGATCTGAACAGCTGGCCCAGCCTTGAAGCGCAGGTGGCGGCACTTGCCGACGATATCGCCTATGACAATCACGATATCGACGACGGCCTGCGCGCCGGGCTCTTTACGCTTGAGGATCTGTTGACGGTGCCGTTCGTCGCCTCGAGCTGGGATGCGGTGCGCAGCCGATTCCCGCAGGCGGAGCCGAAGCGACTGGTGCTGGAGCTGACCCGCGAGATGATCGGGCACATGGTCAACAACCTTATCAGCGAGAGCAGCGACCTGATCGAGCGCAGCGGCGTGCAAAGCCCCGAGGACGTGCGCGAAGCGGGCCGCGCCCTCATCGCCTTCAGCCCCGCCATGCTTCGCGCCGAGCATCAGATGAAGGCCTTTCTGCGCGCACACATGTATCGCCATCCGGCCGTGCTGGAGCTTACCAATGCAGCCCAATCTGTGGTTGGCACGCTTGCCGAGGCCTATCTGGCCGCGCCCGAGCGGATGCCCGAGGAATGGGGCGGGGAACTGCCCGCCGGTCAGCAGGATCGCGCCCGGCAGGTGGGCGACTTCATATCGGGCATGACGGACCGCTACGCGCTGGCCCGCTATCGCGAACTGACGGGCAAGCCGTCGCCGTTGCCGGACGGGTTCTAA
- a CDS encoding SPOR domain-containing protein produces MISLRLLLAFALLALAPDATAQTGASARAAEAIRLAGIARQESALGRHQSALSHYVRAIAGDPDNVTILSAAGEEALLVGDSDAAFGFLGRAVTLSPRDPRVRAAYGRALVMSARPKDALTLFRQAVDLGMLEGAVAGDRGLARDLLGDSRKAQRDYRLALTARPGDPVVTQRLGLSLAISGERAAALALVQPLARGQTEGNAVRTLAFIHALTGDVASARRLALSSMGTEEADAYTPFFARLALLNAENKAMAVHLGRLPQSRRKPEEAAVPLSVKMPKGDPVSMRAAAHGHAPPEIGPRSADTPAPAPAESVTKAPPPQAIAASPCDALSGRAKTRCEANERALARRCASGRRTAECVEYAARRTVSNEGKAKTAEAAPPRSTPPAPVADPCAGLSGARAVQCRADTRALDRRCGGPNPQKTAECLAYARTRTGAEPAKAVERHWVQIASGRNEDDMPREWARLKAKAPAVLARRTPYVAAASGTNRLLIGPFDSLSAARDVVNRLSGVGISTFPWTSPAGEDVDKLAGK; encoded by the coding sequence ATGATCAGCTTGCGGCTGCTGCTGGCCTTCGCCCTTCTTGCCCTTGCGCCCGACGCCACAGCCCAGACCGGCGCGTCGGCTCGCGCCGCCGAGGCGATCCGGCTTGCCGGGATCGCACGTCAGGAATCGGCGCTCGGCCGCCATCAATCGGCCCTGTCCCATTATGTCCGCGCCATCGCAGGCGATCCGGATAACGTCACGATCCTCTCCGCCGCCGGGGAGGAGGCGTTATTGGTGGGCGACAGCGACGCCGCGTTCGGATTTCTGGGGCGGGCGGTGACTCTCAGCCCCCGCGATCCACGCGTGCGTGCGGCCTATGGGCGGGCGCTCGTGATGTCCGCCCGGCCCAAGGATGCGCTGACCCTGTTCCGGCAGGCGGTCGATCTTGGCATGCTGGAGGGAGCGGTAGCGGGCGACCGGGGCCTCGCCCGCGATCTGCTGGGGGATAGCCGCAAGGCGCAGCGCGATTACCGGCTGGCGCTGACGGCTAGGCCCGGCGATCCCGTCGTGACGCAAAGACTGGGTCTGTCGCTTGCGATTTCGGGCGAAAGGGCGGCGGCGCTGGCGCTGGTCCAGCCGCTCGCGCGCGGGCAGACCGAGGGCAATGCCGTGCGGACGCTCGCCTTCATCCACGCCCTGACCGGCGATGTGGCTTCGGCGCGCAGGCTTGCGCTTTCCAGCATGGGCACCGAGGAGGCCGACGCCTATACCCCCTTCTTCGCCCGTCTTGCGTTGCTCAACGCTGAAAACAAGGCGATGGCCGTGCATCTCGGGCGGTTACCGCAAAGCCGTCGTAAACCGGAAGAGGCGGCGGTCCCGCTCAGCGTGAAAATGCCCAAGGGCGATCCCGTCTCGATGCGCGCCGCAGCGCACGGCCATGCGCCGCCGGAGATTGGCCCGCGTTCGGCCGATACGCCCGCGCCCGCTCCCGCTGAAAGTGTGACGAAAGCGCCGCCCCCGCAGGCGATTGCAGCCAGCCCCTGCGACGCCTTGTCGGGGCGGGCGAAGACACGCTGCGAAGCCAATGAGCGAGCGCTGGCAAGGCGGTGCGCAAGCGGCCGACGCACGGCCGAATGCGTGGAATATGCCGCCCGCCGGACTGTTTCGAATGAGGGCAAAGCCAAGACGGCCGAAGCCGCGCCGCCGCGTTCGACCCCGCCCGCACCCGTCGCCGATCCTTGCGCGGGACTGAGCGGAGCAAGGGCGGTGCAGTGCCGCGCCGATACCCGTGCGCTTGATCGCCGCTGCGGCGGTCCCAATCCCCAAAAGACGGCGGAATGCCTCGCCTATGCCAGGACGCGCACCGGCGCGGAACCGGCAAAAGCTGTGGAACGTCACTGGGTGCAGATCGCAAGCGGGCGCAACGAAGACGACATGCCCAGGGAATGGGCGCGGCTGAAGGCGAAGGCCCCGGCGGTGCTTGCCCGCCGCACGCCCTATGTCGCGGCCGCTTCCGGAACCAACCGCCTGCTCATCGGTCCTTTTGACAGCCTGTCCGCCGCGCGCGATGTTGTGAACAGGTTGAGCGGCGTGGGCATATCAACCTTTCCATGGACCAGCCCTGCTGGAGAAGATGTCGACAAGCTCGCGGGCAAGTGA
- the ftsZ gene encoding cell division protein FtsZ, with product MSLELVRPELTELKPRITVIGVGGAGGNAVDNMIQSGLQGVDFVVANTDAQALALNPAETRIQLGLKITQGLGAGSRPEIGRAAAEETMEQLEGALDGAHMCFITAGMGGGTGTGAAPVVAKAARERGILTVGVVTKPFSFEGQRRMRSAEEGIVELQKHVDTLIIIPNQNLFLIANANTTFKEAFAMADQVLHQGVRGITDLMVMPGLINLDFADIRTVMSEMGKAMMGTGEADGDNRAIEAAEKAIANPLLDEVSMRGAKGVIINITGGDDLRLMEVDEAANHIREMVDPDANIIVGSAFNPDLDGKMRVSVVATGIDARAVEEPQPQASRFGGFSATPIGAGLGGSRSWSATPAPAKVEPAPAPVAAAAPEPAPAPAPAPVEAAAPEPATQEVADDELNLEAENIMQPEAEAVAEPTPAPVEEPVQQARITPLRSEPEARTPPAERDWIAQPSARPADPVVDADRPLTLFERMMNISRGAPKANEAGAAPAAPEPAPPARSGSSDNIEIPRFFRRQVND from the coding sequence ATGAGCCTGGAGCTGGTTCGTCCGGAACTCACTGAACTGAAGCCGCGGATCACCGTGATCGGCGTTGGCGGGGCTGGCGGAAACGCGGTCGACAACATGATCCAGTCGGGGCTTCAGGGCGTCGATTTCGTCGTGGCGAACACCGATGCGCAGGCGCTGGCGCTGAACCCGGCGGAAACGCGCATCCAGCTTGGCCTCAAGATCACCCAGGGGCTGGGCGCGGGCTCCCGTCCCGAGATCGGCCGCGCCGCCGCAGAGGAGACGATGGAGCAGCTCGAGGGCGCGCTTGACGGCGCTCACATGTGCTTCATCACCGCCGGCATGGGCGGCGGCACCGGCACCGGCGCTGCCCCCGTCGTCGCCAAGGCCGCGCGCGAACGTGGCATCCTGACGGTCGGCGTCGTGACCAAGCCCTTTTCGTTCGAGGGCCAGCGCCGCATGCGCTCGGCCGAGGAAGGCATCGTCGAGCTGCAAAAGCATGTCGACACCCTCATCATCATTCCGAACCAGAATCTCTTCCTGATCGCCAACGCCAACACGACCTTCAAGGAAGCGTTCGCCATGGCCGACCAGGTGCTGCACCAGGGCGTGCGCGGCATCACCGATCTGATGGTGATGCCCGGCCTCATCAACCTGGATTTCGCCGACATCCGCACCGTGATGAGCGAGATGGGCAAGGCGATGATGGGCACCGGCGAGGCGGACGGCGACAACCGAGCGATCGAGGCGGCCGAAAAGGCCATCGCCAACCCGCTGCTGGACGAAGTGTCGATGCGGGGCGCAAAGGGCGTCATCATCAACATCACCGGCGGCGACGACCTGCGCCTGATGGAGGTGGACGAGGCCGCCAATCATATCCGCGAGATGGTGGACCCCGACGCCAACATCATCGTCGGTTCGGCCTTCAATCCCGATCTTGACGGCAAGATGCGCGTTTCGGTGGTCGCGACCGGCATTGACGCGCGCGCGGTCGAAGAGCCGCAGCCGCAGGCCAGCCGGTTCGGCGGTTTTTCCGCCACGCCCATCGGCGCCGGTCTCGGCGGATCGCGGAGCTGGTCGGCGACGCCCGCCCCCGCCAAGGTGGAGCCGGCCCCCGCGCCCGTGGCGGCCGCTGCGCCGGAACCCGCTCCAGCGCCGGCGCCTGCTCCGGTGGAAGCGGCGGCTCCCGAACCCGCCACCCAGGAAGTGGCGGACGACGAGCTGAATCTGGAAGCCGAGAATATCATGCAGCCGGAAGCCGAGGCTGTGGCTGAACCCACGCCCGCGCCGGTCGAGGAGCCGGTCCAGCAGGCCCGGATCACTCCGCTGCGCAGCGAGCCGGAAGCAAGGACGCCGCCTGCCGAGCGGGACTGGATCGCCCAGCCTTCCGCCCGCCCCGCCGATCCGGTCGTGGATGCCGACCGCCCGCTGACGCTGTTCGAGCGGATGATGAACATCAGCCGCGGCGCGCCCAAGGCGAATGAGGCCGGCGCTGCTCCGGCAGCGCCCGAGCCTGCCCCACCGGCGCGGTCGGGCAGTTCGGACAATATCGAGATTCCGCGCTTTTTCCGCCGACAGGTCAACGACTGA